Proteins encoded within one genomic window of Amycolatopsis sp. 2-15:
- a CDS encoding ABC-F family ATP-binding cassette domain-containing protein translates to MANLVNLESVSKSYGVKPLLDGVSLGVAAGQRIGVVGLNGGGKTTLLEVLAGLSEPDSGRVSHVRDLRMAVVTQRTELPSGSTVGDVVLERYGAEHEWAADARVRSIVDGLGITAIGLDTPTTNLSGGERRRVALAAALTGELDLVVLDEPTNHLDVEGVRWLADHLLARRIAVVVVTHDRWFLDTVASVTWEVANGRVEQYEGGYADWIFARAERARLAATAEEKRQNLARKELAWLRRGPQARSSKPRYRVEAAEALIADVPPLRDSVELMAFAKRRLGKTVLELEDATLSVGDRTLLDHVTWRIGPGDRVGLVGVNGSGKTSLLKLLGGDVAPETGRRVEGKTVALAHLRQELDDLPADLRVLQAIEQVAGRVVFGKQEMTASQLGEKLGFPAERQWTPVGDLSGGERRRLQLCRLLMAEPNVLLLDEPTNDLDIDTLQQLEDLLDGWPGTMVVVSHDRYLVERVCDTTVALFGDGHVTNLPGGIEEYLNRRTKLREATPRRDGSAAPEKAEAKRSNAEIRAAQKELGRLERKLDQLAAREEKLHAALLEAATDPDKLIALNTELKGVHTEKEDVEAKWLETSEALE, encoded by the coding sequence ATGGCCAACCTGGTCAACCTGGAGTCGGTGAGCAAGTCGTACGGCGTGAAACCGCTCCTGGACGGCGTTTCGCTCGGCGTCGCCGCGGGACAGCGCATCGGCGTGGTCGGTCTCAACGGGGGCGGCAAGACGACGTTGCTGGAGGTGCTCGCGGGTCTGAGCGAGCCGGATTCCGGGCGGGTGAGCCATGTTCGTGACCTGCGCATGGCCGTCGTCACCCAGCGCACCGAGCTGCCTTCAGGCAGCACGGTCGGCGACGTCGTGCTCGAACGCTATGGCGCGGAACACGAATGGGCGGCCGACGCGCGCGTCCGGTCCATTGTGGACGGCCTCGGCATCACGGCCATCGGCCTCGACACCCCCACCACCAACCTCTCCGGTGGCGAGCGCCGGCGCGTCGCGTTGGCCGCTGCGTTGACGGGCGAGCTCGACCTCGTGGTGCTCGACGAGCCCACCAACCACCTGGACGTGGAAGGTGTCCGCTGGCTGGCCGACCACCTGCTCGCCCGCCGGATCGCCGTGGTGGTCGTGACCCACGACCGGTGGTTCCTCGACACCGTCGCGAGCGTCACGTGGGAGGTCGCGAACGGGCGCGTCGAGCAGTACGAAGGCGGTTACGCCGACTGGATCTTCGCGCGCGCCGAGCGGGCGCGCCTGGCCGCGACGGCCGAGGAGAAGCGGCAGAACCTGGCGCGCAAGGAGCTGGCGTGGCTGCGCCGCGGCCCGCAGGCGCGCTCGTCGAAGCCGCGCTACCGCGTGGAAGCCGCCGAGGCGCTGATCGCCGACGTGCCGCCGCTGCGCGACTCCGTGGAGCTGATGGCGTTCGCCAAGCGCCGCCTCGGCAAAACGGTGCTGGAGCTGGAAGACGCGACGCTGAGCGTCGGCGACCGCACGCTGCTCGACCACGTGACGTGGCGGATCGGGCCGGGGGACCGAGTGGGTCTCGTCGGCGTGAACGGTTCGGGCAAGACCTCGCTGCTCAAGCTGCTGGGCGGCGACGTCGCTCCCGAGACGGGGCGGCGGGTCGAGGGCAAGACGGTCGCGCTCGCGCACCTGCGCCAGGAGCTCGACGACCTGCCGGCCGACCTGCGCGTGTTGCAGGCGATCGAGCAGGTGGCCGGGCGCGTGGTGTTCGGCAAGCAGGAGATGACGGCGTCGCAGCTGGGCGAGAAGCTCGGCTTCCCGGCCGAACGGCAGTGGACGCCCGTCGGCGACCTGTCCGGTGGCGAGCGGCGCCGGCTGCAGCTGTGCCGGCTGCTGATGGCCGAGCCCAACGTGCTGCTGCTCGACGAGCCCACCAACGACCTCGACATCGACACCCTGCAGCAGCTCGAAGACCTGCTCGACGGCTGGCCCGGCACGATGGTCGTGGTCTCGCACGACCGCTACCTCGTGGAGCGCGTCTGCGACACCACCGTGGCCCTGTTCGGCGACGGTCACGTGACGAACCTGCCCGGCGGTATCGAGGAGTACCTCAACCGCCGCACGAAACTGCGGGAGGCGACTCCGCGGCGCGACGGGTCGGCGGCCCCGGAGAAGGCCGAGGCCAAGCGCAGCAACGCGGAGATCCGGGCCGCGCAGAAGGAGCTCGGACGGCTGGAGCGCAAGCTCGACCAGCTGGCCGCGCGCGAGGAGAAGCTGCACGCGGCGCTGCTCGAAGCGGCCACGGACCCGGACAAGCTCATCGCGTTGAACACAGAGCTCAAGGGCGTGCACACCGAGAAGGAAGACGTCGAGGCGAAGTGGCTGGAGACGTCCGAAGCGCTCGAATGA
- a CDS encoding fatty acyl-AMP ligase, protein MSRFVDTLVGTATGRGQQRGMVTGEPKEPVRRTWAEVHDQAKKIAGGLVAGGLKPGSAVAVLAAAPVLIAPTVQAVWLAGGSVTMLHQPTARTNLAEWAEDTVKVLGMIGAGLVVLGEPFDQLAPVLAEKGIEHRLITELAEAEPLAEVVPTDEGDTALLQLTSGSTAEPKAVRITYGNLYTNVKAMVERAEFDFDVDVMVSWLPTFHDMGMVGFLTVPMTFGVELVKITPVEFLSGPLIWPELISKYNGTTTAAPNFAYAIVGRRMARVEDDNAYDLSKLRIALNGAEPVDEAAVQTFVDAGARFKMPAECVFPAYGMAEATLAVSFAPLFTGLTLDVVEADALEADDRAVPVPEGDARRGTDAVRSFAVLGRPLDGLEASIVSADGSLLGDREVGEIRLRGPAVTPGYLTVDGPLDTQDADGWMKTGDLGYLIDGQIVICGRRKDVIIMGGRNLYPTDIERAATSVEGVRAGNAVAVRLDAGSRRERFAVVVESKLAGDADAERALSKQVAARVRDAVDMRPFAVVVLPAGSLPKTPSGKVKRAATAVQYADKIAHNAEH, encoded by the coding sequence ATGAGTCGGTTCGTGGACACGCTCGTCGGGACGGCGACGGGGCGGGGTCAGCAGCGCGGCATGGTCACGGGCGAGCCCAAGGAGCCGGTGCGCCGGACGTGGGCCGAGGTCCACGACCAGGCCAAGAAGATCGCCGGTGGTTTGGTCGCGGGCGGATTGAAGCCCGGAAGCGCGGTGGCCGTGCTGGCCGCGGCGCCGGTGCTCATCGCGCCCACCGTGCAGGCCGTGTGGCTGGCCGGCGGCAGCGTGACGATGCTGCACCAGCCGACGGCACGCACGAACCTCGCCGAATGGGCCGAGGACACGGTCAAGGTGCTGGGCATGATCGGCGCCGGGCTGGTGGTGCTGGGCGAACCGTTCGACCAGCTCGCGCCCGTGCTGGCCGAGAAGGGCATCGAGCACCGCCTGATCACGGAGCTGGCCGAGGCCGAGCCGCTGGCCGAGGTCGTGCCCACCGACGAGGGCGACACCGCGTTGCTCCAGCTCACCAGCGGTTCGACGGCCGAGCCGAAGGCCGTGCGGATCACCTACGGCAACCTCTACACCAACGTGAAGGCCATGGTCGAGCGCGCGGAGTTCGACTTCGACGTCGACGTGATGGTGTCGTGGCTCCCGACGTTCCACGACATGGGCATGGTCGGTTTCCTGACCGTGCCGATGACCTTCGGCGTGGAGCTGGTGAAGATCACGCCCGTCGAGTTCCTGTCCGGCCCGTTGATCTGGCCTGAGCTGATCTCCAAGTACAACGGCACCACGACAGCCGCGCCGAACTTCGCGTACGCCATCGTGGGCCGCCGTATGGCCCGTGTGGAGGACGACAACGCCTACGACCTGTCCAAGCTCCGCATCGCCCTCAACGGGGCCGAGCCCGTCGACGAGGCGGCCGTGCAGACGTTCGTCGACGCGGGCGCCCGCTTCAAGATGCCGGCCGAGTGCGTGTTCCCGGCCTACGGCATGGCCGAGGCGACGCTGGCGGTGTCCTTCGCGCCGCTGTTCACCGGGCTGACCCTGGACGTCGTCGAGGCCGATGCCCTGGAGGCCGACGATCGCGCCGTCCCGGTCCCGGAGGGCGACGCTCGGCGAGGCACGGACGCGGTGCGCTCCTTCGCCGTGCTGGGTCGCCCGCTGGACGGCCTGGAGGCGAGCATCGTCTCCGCCGACGGCTCGCTGCTGGGCGACCGCGAAGTCGGCGAAATCCGCCTCCGCGGTCCCGCCGTCACCCCGGGCTACCTCACCGTCGACGGCCCGCTCGACACGCAGGACGCCGACGGCTGGATGAAAACGGGCGACCTGGGCTACCTCATCGACGGCCAGATCGTCATCTGCGGCCGCCGCAAGGACGTCATCATCATGGGCGGCCGCAACCTGTACCCCACCGACATCGAACGCGCGGCCACCTCGGTCGAGGGCGTGCGCGCCGGCAACGCCGTCGCCGTCCGCCTCGACGCGGGCAGCCGCCGCGAACGCTTCGCCGTCGTCGTGGAATCCAAGCTGGCGGGCGACGCGGACGCCGAACGCGCGCTGTCGAAGCAGGTCGCCGCCCGCGTCCGCGACGCGGTGGACATGCGCCCGTTCGCCGTGGTGGTCCTCCCGGCCGGCAGCCTGCCCAAGACCCCCTCGGGCAAGGTCAAACGAGCTGCGACCGCGGTGCAGTACGCGGACAAGATCGCGCACAACGCCGAACACTGA
- a CDS encoding DivIVA domain-containing protein, which produces MSFTAEDLTEVTFGNAPIGRRGYAKQEVDEFVRRIAKTIAEEDDLTAAEVHHVMFNKPLIGKRGYDEREVDQFLDTVEEQLADLSGRRAPAVPGARDEHEATASRAPRPEVTENAESFQDR; this is translated from the coding sequence ATGTCGTTCACCGCCGAGGACCTCACCGAGGTCACCTTCGGTAACGCCCCGATCGGCCGCCGTGGTTATGCCAAACAGGAGGTCGACGAGTTCGTGCGGCGCATCGCGAAAACGATCGCCGAAGAGGACGACCTGACCGCGGCCGAAGTCCACCACGTCATGTTCAACAAGCCGCTGATCGGCAAGCGCGGCTACGACGAACGCGAGGTCGACCAGTTCCTGGACACCGTGGAAGAACAGCTGGCCGACCTGTCCGGCCGCCGCGCTCCCGCCGTGCCCGGCGCCCGCGACGAACACGAGGCGACGGCCTCCCGCGCACCGCGTCCGGAGGTGACGGAGAACGCCGAGTCCTTCCAGGACCGGTAG
- the pth gene encoding aminoacyl-tRNA hydrolase has translation MSEDLPGAGELIVLAGLGNPGPQYAGNRHNVGFMVLDELATRIGGKFKAHKSGAEVLEGRLSGRRVVLVKPRSFMNLSGGPVVGAARFFKVEPSGVVVVHDELDVPFGALKLKLGGGDNGHNGLRSITKSLGTREYYRVRFGIGRPPGRQDPADFVLKDFSTVERKELPFEVSVAADAAEALVAKGLTAAQNEFHAG, from the coding sequence GTGAGTGAAGACCTGCCTGGGGCCGGCGAGCTGATCGTGCTCGCCGGCCTCGGTAATCCCGGGCCCCAGTACGCCGGCAACCGCCACAACGTCGGCTTCATGGTGCTCGACGAGCTGGCCACCCGCATCGGGGGCAAGTTCAAGGCGCACAAGAGCGGCGCCGAAGTGCTGGAAGGGCGGCTTTCGGGCCGTCGCGTGGTGCTGGTTAAGCCGCGTTCGTTCATGAACCTCTCCGGCGGGCCCGTGGTCGGCGCCGCCCGGTTCTTCAAGGTCGAGCCCTCGGGCGTCGTCGTGGTGCACGACGAGCTCGACGTGCCGTTCGGCGCGCTCAAGCTCAAGCTCGGCGGCGGCGACAACGGGCACAACGGCCTGCGCTCCATCACCAAGTCGCTCGGCACGCGTGAGTACTACCGCGTGCGCTTCGGCATCGGCCGTCCCCCGGGCCGCCAGGACCCTGCCGATTTCGTGCTGAAGGACTTTTCGACGGTGGAGCGCAAGGAGCTCCCGTTCGAGGTTTCCGTGGCCGCAGATGCGGCTGAGGCGCTCGTTGCCAAGGGGCTCACCGCGGCCCAGAACGAGTTCCACGCAGGTTGA
- a CDS encoding 50S ribosomal protein L25/general stress protein Ctc produces the protein MSEVRLTVEPRTEFGKGAARRTRRAGKIPAVLYGHGSDPRHFALPALEFARVVRENGSNAVLTLDLEGSSELALTKTIVVHPLKNYIEHVDLLVVRRGEKVTVDIPVVVTGTAGPGGLVNQDLDTLQIEVEALHIPEQIEVSVEGLEIGTQITAAQVTLPQGAVLVTDAEALVVAVNEPQREESGDEEGATEGADAPAGDAE, from the coding sequence GTGTCCGAGGTACGTCTTACCGTCGAGCCGCGCACCGAGTTCGGCAAGGGAGCCGCGCGGCGCACCCGTCGCGCCGGCAAGATCCCCGCGGTCCTCTACGGGCACGGCTCGGACCCGCGGCACTTCGCGCTGCCGGCCCTCGAGTTCGCCCGCGTGGTCCGCGAGAACGGCAGCAACGCCGTGCTCACCCTCGACCTCGAGGGCTCCAGCGAGCTGGCGCTGACCAAGACCATCGTGGTCCACCCGCTGAAGAACTACATCGAGCACGTCGACCTGCTCGTGGTTCGCCGCGGCGAGAAGGTCACCGTGGACATCCCGGTGGTCGTGACCGGCACCGCCGGCCCGGGCGGCCTGGTGAACCAGGACCTCGACACCCTCCAGATCGAGGTCGAGGCGCTGCACATCCCGGAGCAGATCGAGGTCTCCGTCGAGGGTCTCGAGATCGGCACCCAGATCACCGCCGCGCAGGTCACCCTGCCGCAGGGCGCGGTCCTCGTGACCGACGCCGAGGCGCTGGTCGTGGCCGTGAACGAGCCGCAGCGTGAAGAGTCCGGCGACGAAGAGGGCGCCACCGAAGGCGCCGACGCTCCCGCCGGGGACGCCGAATAA
- a CDS encoding NAD(P)-dependent oxidoreductase, which translates to MSKLVVFGATGYVGGRITDEALRRGHAVVGVARKAEGLHADVEARTGSLHDAGFIADATKGADVIVVATPGRADEQGRRLLDVLPALADAARAAGARLSFVGGAASLLVAPGGPRLLDTPDFPDTYRAEATAQTEVLAALRELPADVEWFYVSPPAKFGAWIAGERTGSYHVGGDVLLSDAEGNSHISGADFAIAFVDEIDEPRHSRARFTVAY; encoded by the coding sequence ATGAGCAAGCTGGTGGTGTTCGGCGCGACGGGATACGTCGGTGGCCGGATCACGGACGAGGCGCTGCGGCGCGGGCACGCCGTCGTCGGGGTGGCGCGCAAGGCCGAGGGCCTGCACGCCGACGTCGAGGCCCGCACGGGTTCGCTGCACGACGCCGGGTTCATCGCCGATGCGACCAAGGGCGCCGACGTGATCGTGGTCGCGACCCCGGGCCGGGCCGACGAGCAGGGACGGCGGCTGCTCGACGTGCTGCCGGCGCTCGCCGACGCGGCCCGCGCGGCCGGTGCGCGGCTGTCGTTCGTGGGCGGCGCGGCTTCGCTGCTCGTGGCGCCCGGTGGTCCGCGGCTGCTGGACACACCGGACTTCCCGGACACGTACCGAGCCGAGGCGACTGCGCAAACCGAGGTGCTCGCCGCGCTGCGCGAGCTGCCGGCCGACGTCGAGTGGTTTTACGTGAGCCCGCCCGCGAAGTTCGGTGCGTGGATCGCGGGCGAGCGCACCGGGTCGTACCACGTGGGCGGCGACGTGCTGCTGTCGGACGCGGAGGGCAACTCGCACATCAGCGGTGCCGACTTCGCGATCGCGTTCGTGGACGAGATCGACGAGCCGCGCCACAGCCGGGCGCGGTTCACCGTCGCGTACTGA
- a CDS encoding esterase/lipase family protein: protein MRKLRTKAAVLAAVALVAAAFTAAPAQAAVQAAGGNNDPSCHPSSAHPRPVVFLHGLGATYYEDLNFLQSAVAAKGYCTFSQTYGAYPGFPVVGGLRPIADSAGEIKQFIGQVLAETGASQVDIVGHSEGGFQSLYVTKTQGISDKIGSVVSIAPPTHGTTFAGLTKLAYLLGQGERDSVGKALSTLGCPACDDLITDGAAVKKLTTGPIAQPGVKYTVITSRYDELVTPTDTSFVREPGVVNEYVQDTCPFDPVGHIGEAYDLNVWNLVTNALDPAHATKFFCTVGSPG, encoded by the coding sequence ATGAGGAAACTGCGGACCAAAGCGGCCGTGCTGGCCGCCGTGGCGCTCGTGGCGGCCGCGTTCACCGCCGCGCCCGCGCAGGCGGCAGTGCAGGCGGCCGGCGGCAACAACGACCCGTCGTGCCACCCGAGCTCGGCGCACCCCCGGCCCGTGGTCTTCCTCCACGGCCTGGGCGCCACCTACTACGAGGACCTCAACTTCCTGCAGTCGGCCGTCGCGGCCAAGGGCTACTGCACCTTCAGCCAGACCTACGGCGCCTACCCCGGCTTCCCCGTCGTCGGCGGCCTGCGCCCGATCGCCGACTCGGCAGGCGAGATCAAGCAGTTCATCGGCCAGGTGCTCGCGGAGACCGGGGCGTCGCAAGTGGACATCGTGGGCCACTCCGAGGGCGGCTTCCAGTCCCTCTACGTCACGAAAACCCAGGGCATCTCGGACAAGATCGGCTCGGTCGTGTCCATCGCGCCGCCCACGCACGGCACCACGTTCGCCGGCCTCACCAAGCTCGCGTACCTGCTCGGGCAGGGTGAGCGCGACTCGGTCGGCAAGGCCCTGTCCACGCTCGGCTGTCCCGCCTGCGACGACCTGATCACCGACGGCGCCGCCGTGAAGAAGCTGACCACCGGTCCCATCGCGCAGCCCGGCGTGAAGTACACCGTGATCACCTCGCGCTACGACGAGCTCGTGACCCCCACCGACACGTCGTTCGTGCGCGAGCCCGGTGTGGTCAACGAGTACGTGCAGGACACGTGTCCGTTCGACCCGGTCGGCCACATCGGCGAGGCCTACGACCTCAACGTGTGGAACCTCGTCACGAACGCCCTCGACCCGGCCCACGCCACGAAGTTCTTCTGCACCGTGGGCTCCCCGGGCTGA
- a CDS encoding AMP-binding protein, translating to MSSAQRYLDNGTWRERTFARLHEDVDRVATGLRDHAGEGDKVALLAPMSPEWTICDLAIARIGAICVPIYPTSTPRQISWILEDSGAVAAFADEPGRITTIPVLGTEIPDTEPNPGPPQHPHPDDVVTIVCTSGTTGDPKGCVLTHRNITSIVATLRQLTDAGPGDVLFAYLPLAHLLTRMLQYFCLETGATIAYSSGDIRAVLAELAEVAPTYLPSVPAMFEKIHAAVRGPRRGA from the coding sequence ATGTCAAGCGCACAGCGATACCTCGACAACGGCACCTGGCGCGAGCGCACGTTCGCCCGGCTCCACGAAGACGTCGACCGCGTGGCGACCGGGTTGCGGGACCACGCGGGCGAGGGCGACAAAGTGGCGTTGCTCGCCCCCATGAGTCCGGAGTGGACGATCTGCGACCTGGCGATCGCCCGCATCGGCGCGATCTGCGTGCCGATCTACCCCACCAGCACGCCGAGGCAGATCAGCTGGATCCTCGAAGACTCCGGCGCCGTCGCGGCGTTCGCGGACGAGCCCGGGCGGATCACCACGATCCCCGTCCTCGGCACCGAGATCCCCGACACCGAGCCGAATCCCGGGCCACCACAACACCCACACCCGGACGACGTCGTCACGATCGTCTGCACCTCCGGCACGACCGGCGACCCCAAGGGCTGCGTGCTGACCCACCGCAACATCACCTCGATCGTCGCCACGCTGCGGCAGCTGACCGACGCCGGCCCGGGCGACGTCCTGTTCGCCTACCTCCCGCTCGCCCACCTGCTCACGCGGATGCTGCAGTACTTCTGCCTCGAAACGGGCGCCACCATCGCGTACTCCAGCGGCGACATCCGCGCCGTCCTCGCCGAGCTGGCCGAGGTCGCCCCCACGTACCTGCCCTCGGTCCCGGCGATGTTCGAGAAGATCCACGCCGCCGTGCGCGGGCCTCGGCGTGGAGCTTGA
- a CDS encoding TetR family transcriptional regulator, giving the protein MPAPGRTRPTRAETRRRILDAAFKVFGDQGIAASKLTEVAAAAGLTKGAVYSSFASKDELVLALMEEHAAHRLSASLESFASADTGTAGLADVAAVLMHEMRTDAVWHRLLAEFFALAHHDADRRAALRRRRREVRGTIARALERLASGFGFSLPLPAEEFAVILLALSNGLAVEADIDEEAVPEGLLARVLTLLAGDAVAAVRSAAESVAGD; this is encoded by the coding sequence ATGCCCGCACCGGGCCGCACGCGGCCGACGCGCGCCGAAACACGCCGCCGCATCCTCGACGCGGCGTTCAAGGTCTTCGGCGACCAGGGCATCGCGGCCTCCAAGCTGACCGAGGTCGCGGCCGCCGCCGGCCTGACGAAGGGCGCGGTCTACTCCAGCTTCGCGTCGAAGGACGAACTCGTGCTGGCGCTGATGGAGGAGCACGCCGCACACCGGCTCTCCGCCAGCCTCGAAAGCTTCGCCTCCGCCGACACCGGCACGGCCGGCCTCGCGGACGTCGCGGCGGTGCTGATGCACGAAATGCGCACGGACGCGGTGTGGCACCGGCTGTTGGCGGAGTTCTTCGCGTTGGCGCACCACGATGCGGACCGCCGCGCCGCTCTGCGCCGACGCCGCCGCGAGGTGCGCGGAACCATCGCGCGGGCGTTGGAGCGCTTGGCGTCGGGGTTCGGCTTCTCCTTGCCGTTGCCGGCCGAAGAGTTCGCGGTGATCCTGTTGGCGCTGAGCAACGGCCTGGCGGTGGAGGCGGACATCGATGAGGAAGCCGTGCCGGAGGGGTTGCTGGCCCGCGTCCTGACGTTGCTCGCCGGCGACGCGGTGGCTGCGGTGCGTTCCGCGGCGGAAAGCGTGGCCGGCGACTGA
- a CDS encoding ClpP family protease, which yields MTRRDDMARRLRGILRGTTGAERAQRDLGEELASESAAAAERAREIVDESARRDNDETAAGITSGYVSGPAEVRHHGSGRPPASAGGSRNDDFSAHAGQLLRKRVVLLNGEIDDAIANTISAQLLLLEDEDARADITFLVNSSGGSVTAGMAILDTMNLVEPDVATCATGLAAGMAQLLVSSGATGKRAALPQAMVALSLPRLPPDPSPVHLALLDKWTSEVVGLIAAGSGRPIERVRADAQRRRQFTAAEAVEYGLVDWVTEKPVAG from the coding sequence GTGACGCGCCGTGATGACATGGCTCGGCGGCTGCGCGGGATTCTGCGCGGTACCACCGGAGCCGAGCGCGCGCAGCGAGATCTGGGTGAGGAGCTGGCGTCCGAATCCGCGGCCGCGGCCGAGCGGGCAAGGGAAATCGTCGATGAGTCAGCTCGCCGGGACAACGACGAGACCGCGGCGGGTATCACCTCCGGCTACGTTTCAGGCCCAGCCGAGGTTCGGCACCACGGTTCCGGCCGGCCCCCGGCGTCGGCCGGCGGATCCCGCAACGATGACTTCAGCGCGCACGCCGGACAGCTGCTGCGAAAGCGCGTCGTCCTCCTGAACGGCGAGATCGACGACGCGATCGCCAACACGATCTCCGCGCAGCTGTTGCTCCTCGAGGATGAAGACGCGAGGGCCGACATCACCTTCCTCGTCAACTCGTCCGGCGGCTCCGTCACGGCCGGCATGGCCATCCTCGACACGATGAACCTCGTCGAGCCGGACGTCGCCACGTGCGCCACGGGGCTGGCCGCCGGCATGGCGCAGCTGCTCGTGTCGAGTGGCGCCACCGGCAAACGGGCCGCCCTCCCGCAGGCCATGGTGGCGCTGAGCCTCCCCCGGCTCCCGCCGGATCCGTCGCCGGTGCACCTCGCTCTGCTCGACAAGTGGACCAGCGAAGTAGTCGGGTTGATCGCGGCGGGCAGCGGCCGGCCCATCGAGCGGGTTCGCGCGGATGCCCAGCGGCGGCGGCAGTTCACCGCGGCCGAGGCGGTCGAGTACGGCTTGGTCGACTGGGTGACGGAGAAACCCGTGGCGGGCTGA
- a CDS encoding acyl-CoA dehydrogenase family protein, whose translation MCPCSARCWASVARLHAYDIADELDATTPADYVARAEMRARFGYAAQQVLEALNILINVHGAAGFAETGRLPQFWRDANTAARHAALNSVVGYEIYGKALLDVEERISPMV comes from the coding sequence ATCTGCCCCTGCTCGGCCCGCTGCTGGGCATCGGTCGCGCGGCTGCACGCCTATGACATCGCCGACGAACTGGACGCCACGACCCCGGCGGACTACGTGGCCCGCGCGGAAATGCGCGCCCGCTTCGGTTACGCCGCGCAGCAGGTGCTCGAAGCGCTCAACATCCTGATCAACGTGCACGGCGCCGCGGGCTTCGCGGAAACCGGCCGCCTGCCGCAGTTCTGGCGGGACGCGAACACCGCCGCCCGCCACGCAGCGCTGAACTCCGTGGTCGGGTACGAGATCTACGGCAAGGCCCTGCTCGACGTCGAGGAGCGGATCAGCCCCATGGTGTGA
- a CDS encoding TIGR03621 family F420-dependent LLM class oxidoreductase, whose amino-acid sequence MGKFKFGVSLRTVDSSFVGLCRRAEELGYDAISVPDHLGAGRPAPFPALVAAAAATSRPSVGTLVSNLPFYNVALFARDVESTHVLTGGRLELGLGSGHMKSEFDDARLRWLKAADRIAYLRDGLAELRSRLDTLPRLLIAGNSDGVLALAAAEADVVGFAGLRQARGKAPGTFVLDPAPVMDDRVAYFRSLAADRDVEYNLLVQRVVVTTDRRAAAEEWRSLTDPEPGADELLEAAQLLFGTVDEIADQLVQRRKRWGFSYITVFDSMMETLAPVVARLRGH is encoded by the coding sequence ATGGGGAAATTCAAGTTCGGAGTCAGTCTGCGGACTGTCGATTCATCGTTCGTCGGTCTGTGCCGCCGGGCCGAGGAGCTGGGGTACGACGCGATCAGCGTGCCCGACCACCTGGGTGCCGGGCGTCCGGCGCCGTTTCCCGCGCTGGTGGCCGCAGCGGCTGCCACTTCACGGCCGAGCGTCGGGACGCTCGTGTCGAACCTGCCGTTCTACAACGTGGCTTTGTTCGCCCGCGACGTCGAGAGCACCCACGTGCTGACCGGCGGCCGCCTCGAACTCGGTCTGGGCTCCGGCCACATGAAATCCGAATTCGACGACGCGCGCCTGCGGTGGCTGAAGGCAGCCGACCGGATCGCCTACTTGCGCGACGGCCTGGCCGAACTGCGCTCCCGGCTCGACACCCTGCCGCGCCTGCTCATCGCGGGCAACAGCGACGGCGTCCTCGCCCTCGCCGCGGCCGAGGCCGACGTCGTCGGGTTCGCCGGGCTGCGCCAGGCCCGCGGTAAAGCACCGGGCACGTTCGTCCTCGACCCGGCCCCGGTGATGGACGATCGCGTCGCGTACTTCCGTTCGCTCGCCGCTGATCGGGATGTCGAGTACAACCTGCTGGTGCAACGCGTGGTCGTCACCACCGACCGCCGGGCGGCGGCCGAGGAGTGGCGCTCACTGACCGATCCGGAGCCCGGTGCCGACGAACTGCTGGAGGCTGCGCAGCTCCTGTTCGGAACGGTCGACGAGATCGCCGATCAACTCGTGCAACGCAGGAAACGCTGGGGCTTCTCGTACATCACGGTGTTCGACTCGATGATGGAAACCCTCGCCCCGGTGGTGGCTCGGCTTCGCGGACACTGA